A genomic window from Agrobacterium tumefaciens includes:
- a CDS encoding TonB-dependent receptor produces the protein MRLQIRTTGSEKKTGQRARRAALLATTVVAVSISMPAFAQTAANTANGQRAGGEQGATRPFNIPAQSLSSVVGAFGRQSGLQVTLATPSAGNVRTNAVTGSFTVREALSRLLAGTGVNFRIAGNGRTVVIGTGQAAADLSGAEGTTVLEAITVTGKTGRNSIAGTGYQGTPDWVYETPASVSVVSREAIQSAGVRNTRDVFNRVSGVYAGEGNGSFPTVSPNVRGLQESGRVVVSIDGARQNAQRGFSTGGASIYSANNGQAYVDTAFIRAVEVEKMTNATSGNAGSLGGKVEFRTIRAADLIPEGANKGGEVNISRGTNGYDFQGSVLAAVREPDGPLSFVAGYSRTIMDEYKIGTKGEAQSTALTMKDLLGREGWSTFFKGEGDFGDVQTSLSWMHQQNDFVQGASNFIDRESVRNDSIVAKLDWNPESELIDFKSSLWLNDNMTHELRGARTYAVETNLDMGLRSFGGSVENTSRFDTKAGALSLNYGAEAFRDISSSVTTSSAIANNPAFASSYTAFSPPGRRDVASLFLNGELEPADWVTISGGVRYDWSRLKGKSTYYDEISYLRTITVACDPIGNNYTASQYYYAVFLPQNPGTNITEARFLSRVWSNVSSTCMPGTGPSATRYDPVVENPAYETDIDRTYSAWLPSATIEFKPFDWLRPYVSYSQSLRPPTTLEAFFAGARPGDSVGYEYAPNQSLRAEKATTYEIGANMSFDGVLLDHDSVRIKMAAFRREVKDYIALGYLVTDQVPGRTYTSFVNLDGTTYMRGLELEGNYDARSFWLGGSATLLKTDWPDKTQVFSNGTTTTSGEIVAWPGDVAPKVKLTLDGGMRFFEEKFSLGARLNHVTPTQSRTLDTEGNLREVTDPYTTVDLYGSYAFNDKATLRFAVNNLMDRKYIPATSAYTAPGRTFIATMNVKF, from the coding sequence ATGCGCCTCCAGATACGTACGACCGGTTCAGAGAAAAAAACGGGACAGCGGGCGCGCAGGGCCGCCCTGCTGGCGACGACAGTGGTCGCCGTGTCAATTTCGATGCCGGCTTTTGCGCAGACCGCGGCGAATACCGCAAATGGTCAGCGCGCCGGTGGTGAGCAGGGCGCAACGCGGCCATTCAATATTCCCGCCCAATCGCTATCGTCCGTCGTCGGCGCTTTCGGGCGGCAATCCGGTCTTCAGGTCACGCTTGCCACGCCATCCGCCGGCAATGTGCGCACCAATGCCGTCACGGGCAGTTTCACGGTGAGGGAGGCCCTGTCACGGCTGCTGGCCGGCACTGGCGTCAATTTCCGCATCGCCGGAAATGGCCGAACGGTCGTCATCGGCACGGGGCAGGCGGCCGCCGATCTTTCCGGGGCCGAAGGCACGACTGTTCTGGAAGCAATCACCGTCACCGGTAAAACCGGGCGTAATTCCATTGCCGGCACCGGTTATCAGGGAACGCCGGACTGGGTTTATGAAACCCCTGCCAGCGTCAGCGTTGTCAGCCGCGAGGCGATCCAATCCGCCGGCGTGCGCAATACGCGCGATGTCTTCAACCGGGTATCCGGTGTTTATGCCGGGGAAGGCAATGGCAGTTTCCCGACAGTTTCACCCAATGTGCGCGGTTTGCAGGAGAGCGGCCGCGTGGTCGTCTCCATCGATGGTGCGCGGCAGAATGCGCAGCGTGGTTTCAGCACCGGCGGCGCCTCGATTTATTCCGCCAATAACGGCCAAGCCTATGTGGATACGGCCTTTATCCGTGCGGTCGAAGTTGAGAAAATGACCAACGCTACCTCCGGCAATGCCGGTTCTCTGGGCGGCAAGGTTGAGTTCCGCACCATCCGAGCCGCCGATCTGATCCCCGAAGGTGCGAACAAAGGCGGAGAGGTCAATATTTCCCGCGGCACCAATGGTTACGATTTTCAGGGTTCGGTTCTGGCTGCTGTTCGAGAGCCGGATGGTCCTCTTTCTTTCGTCGCAGGTTACAGCCGCACGATCATGGACGAATACAAGATCGGAACGAAAGGTGAGGCCCAAAGCACCGCGCTGACGATGAAAGACCTGCTCGGCCGGGAAGGCTGGTCGACCTTCTTCAAGGGCGAAGGCGATTTCGGGGATGTGCAGACTTCATTGTCATGGATGCATCAGCAGAATGATTTTGTGCAGGGTGCATCCAACTTTATCGACCGGGAAAGCGTACGCAACGACAGCATCGTGGCCAAGCTGGACTGGAATCCCGAAAGCGAACTCATCGATTTCAAGTCGTCACTATGGCTGAACGATAACATGACGCATGAACTGCGGGGCGCGCGTACTTATGCGGTAGAGACAAATCTCGATATGGGCCTGCGTAGTTTCGGCGGCAGCGTGGAGAATACCAGTCGTTTCGATACCAAAGCGGGTGCCCTCAGCCTGAATTACGGGGCGGAAGCTTTCAGGGACATTTCCTCATCGGTTACCACGAGTTCCGCCATTGCGAACAACCCCGCCTTCGCCAGCAGCTACACCGCTTTTAGTCCGCCTGGGCGGCGCGATGTCGCGAGTCTGTTTTTAAACGGTGAACTTGAACCTGCGGATTGGGTAACGATAAGTGGCGGTGTGCGATATGACTGGTCGCGCCTGAAAGGCAAGTCGACATATTACGATGAGATTTCGTACCTGCGCACGATTACAGTTGCATGCGATCCTATCGGCAACAATTACACTGCGTCGCAATATTATTACGCTGTTTTTCTCCCGCAAAATCCCGGCACAAATATCACCGAGGCAAGATTTCTCAGCCGAGTCTGGAGCAATGTTTCATCGACCTGTATGCCGGGAACCGGGCCTTCGGCCACACGATATGATCCCGTTGTCGAAAACCCTGCCTATGAGACGGACATCGACCGTACCTATAGCGCGTGGCTTCCCTCAGCCACAATAGAATTCAAGCCATTCGACTGGCTTCGCCCCTATGTGAGCTATTCTCAAAGCCTGCGCCCGCCGACAACTCTGGAGGCTTTTTTTGCCGGTGCGCGCCCCGGAGATTCCGTTGGTTACGAATATGCCCCGAACCAGTCTCTCCGGGCTGAAAAAGCCACCACCTATGAGATCGGTGCGAATATGAGCTTCGACGGTGTGCTGCTGGACCACGATTCTGTGCGCATCAAAATGGCTGCCTTCCGCCGCGAGGTGAAAGATTACATCGCGCTCGGCTATCTCGTCACCGATCAGGTTCCTGGCCGCACCTATACAAGCTTCGTCAATCTCGATGGCACGACCTATATGCGCGGGCTTGAACTTGAGGGCAATTATGATGCACGAAGTTTCTGGCTTGGTGGTTCGGCAACGTTGCTGAAGACAGACTGGCCGGACAAAACGCAGGTTTTTTCCAACGGCACCACAACAACGAGCGGCGAGATCGTCGCCTGGCCCGGCGATGTGGCCCCAAAGGTGAAGCTCACGCTCGATGGCGGTATGCGTTTCTTTGAGGAAAAATTCTCTCTGGGCGCACGGTTGAACCACGTCACGCCGACACAATCGCGCACGCTCGATACGGAGGGCAATCTGCGTGAGGTGACCGATCCCTACACGACGGTAGACCTCTATGGGTCCTACGCTTTCAATGACAAGGCAACGCTTCGTTTCGCCGTCAATAACCTGATGGATCGTAAATATATTCCGGCAACAAGCGCCTACACCGCGCCTGGCCGTACCTTTATCGCGACGATGAACGTGAAATTCTGA
- a CDS encoding type I secretion system permease/ATPase, with translation MGFQNHQQTPPQSLTAAVVSPLKSTFLGVALVSGVVNILALTSPLFMLQVYDRVLASGSLPTLVGLALLALGLYGFQCLLDIIRARVLIRIGEDFDMRHSGRVHDAVVRLPLVNRMPGDGLQPLRDLDNVRGFLSGTGPSAFFDLPWMPLYLGICFLFHFWIGVTALAGAILLISLTILTNIFSQKPIRDTMVENMARNRQLEASRRNAEVVQAMGLGGRLGKRWQNSNEAYLAANRKAGDVAGGLGNIAKSLRVVLQSAILAVGAWLVINQEASGGVMIASSIMMGRALAPVDLAISNWKSFVAARQSWARLRELFAQMPANATAMALPKPEKELRVENATIVPPGERKPTVTGLGFVITAGNALGVIGPSGSGKSTLSRILTGAWMPAAGKVRLDGASFDQWDREALGRHIGYLPQGVELFDGTIGENISRFEDNPDPEAIIAAAKAAGAHELILRFEKGYDSDIGEAGSALSAGQRQRIGLARALYGNPFIVVLDEPNANLDAEGEAAVVKAIASVKARKGIAVVVAHRPSAIGVVDLILMMEEGRMKAFGPRDEVLSKVLRVPQGQAQKGQAPKGYTASAQTVSPLRVVANTQAQPVALEDAREENSQEGDADVKH, from the coding sequence GTGGGCTTTCAAAACCACCAGCAGACACCGCCGCAGTCCCTCACTGCGGCGGTTGTTTCGCCCCTTAAAAGCACATTTCTCGGCGTCGCGCTCGTCAGCGGTGTCGTCAACATACTGGCGCTCACCTCGCCACTCTTCATGCTGCAGGTCTACGACCGCGTGCTGGCCAGCGGCAGCCTGCCGACACTGGTCGGGCTGGCCCTTCTCGCGCTCGGCCTCTATGGTTTCCAGTGCCTGCTTGATATCATCCGCGCCCGCGTTCTGATCCGCATCGGCGAAGATTTCGACATGCGACACTCCGGCAGGGTGCATGATGCGGTGGTGCGCCTGCCGCTCGTCAACCGCATGCCGGGCGATGGGCTACAGCCGCTGCGCGATCTCGACAATGTCCGCGGCTTCCTCTCCGGCACGGGTCCATCAGCCTTTTTCGATCTGCCGTGGATGCCGCTTTATCTCGGCATATGTTTTCTGTTTCATTTCTGGATCGGCGTGACGGCCCTTGCCGGCGCCATTTTGCTCATATCGCTGACGATCCTGACCAACATCTTTTCGCAGAAGCCGATCCGCGACACGATGGTCGAAAACATGGCCCGCAATCGGCAGTTGGAGGCCTCGCGCCGCAATGCCGAGGTTGTGCAGGCCATGGGGCTTGGCGGCAGGCTCGGCAAGCGCTGGCAAAACTCCAACGAGGCCTATCTCGCCGCCAATCGCAAGGCGGGCGATGTGGCCGGCGGTCTTGGCAATATCGCGAAATCCCTGCGGGTCGTGCTGCAATCGGCCATTCTTGCGGTTGGCGCATGGCTTGTCATCAACCAGGAGGCGTCGGGCGGCGTGATGATTGCCAGCTCGATCATGATGGGCCGGGCATTGGCGCCCGTCGATCTTGCCATTTCCAACTGGAAGTCCTTCGTGGCCGCTCGGCAGAGTTGGGCGCGGCTGAGGGAGCTTTTCGCGCAGATGCCGGCCAATGCCACAGCCATGGCACTGCCGAAACCTGAAAAGGAATTGCGGGTAGAGAACGCCACCATTGTTCCGCCGGGCGAGAGAAAGCCAACTGTCACCGGCCTTGGCTTTGTCATCACTGCCGGAAATGCGCTCGGGGTGATTGGCCCCTCCGGCTCCGGCAAATCCACCCTGTCGCGTATTCTCACGGGCGCCTGGATGCCGGCGGCCGGCAAGGTGCGGCTGGATGGCGCGAGCTTCGATCAATGGGATCGCGAGGCCCTTGGCCGTCATATCGGCTATCTGCCGCAGGGCGTGGAGCTGTTCGACGGCACGATCGGTGAGAATATTTCCCGTTTCGAGGACAATCCCGATCCCGAGGCCATCATCGCCGCGGCAAAAGCTGCTGGAGCGCACGAACTGATCCTGCGTTTCGAAAAGGGCTATGACAGCGATATCGGCGAGGCGGGCTCTGCCCTTTCGGCCGGGCAGCGCCAGCGCATCGGGCTTGCCCGCGCGCTTTACGGCAATCCCTTCATCGTGGTGCTGGACGAGCCGAACGCCAATCTTGATGCGGAAGGTGAAGCCGCCGTGGTCAAGGCGATTGCGTCGGTCAAGGCGCGCAAGGGCATCGCCGTCGTCGTCGCCCACCGGCCGAGCGCCATCGGCGTTGTCGATCTCATTCTGATGATGGAAGAGGGACGGATGAAGGCCTTCGGCCCGCGCGACGAGGTACTCTCAAAAGTGCTGCGCGTTCCCCAGGGTCAGGCTCAAAAAGGGCAGGCTCCCAAGGGATACACCGCATCCGCCCAGACGGTCTCGCCGTTGCGTGTCGTGGCCAATACCCAAGCCCAGCC
- a CDS encoding RNA polymerase sigma factor — protein sequence MGIREDDKRYNAYVAHRVDLIKYATLILGSRADAEDVVQEAFLKFVPEASGNPSNLKSYLFRIVRNLALDNRRRSRQDLRERPDDTPFWGVPQDHGTPEEHALFCDEVRQMQTILASLPVQARVALEMHRFGGYNMEEIARHLGVSVASAHRLIKGSIAAITKEMK from the coding sequence ATGGGCATACGGGAAGATGACAAGCGTTATAACGCTTACGTCGCGCATAGGGTCGACCTGATCAAATACGCCACCCTCATTTTGGGGTCGCGGGCGGATGCGGAAGACGTTGTTCAGGAGGCATTCCTGAAATTCGTTCCGGAGGCCTCCGGCAACCCCTCCAACCTCAAATCCTATCTCTTCCGCATCGTTCGCAACCTTGCTCTCGATAACCGTCGGCGAAGTCGCCAGGACCTGCGGGAGCGGCCGGATGACACCCCGTTCTGGGGTGTGCCGCAGGATCACGGCACGCCGGAGGAACATGCGCTGTTCTGCGATGAAGTCCGGCAGATGCAGACTATTTTGGCCTCCCTGCCGGTTCAGGCACGTGTGGCGTTGGAAATGCATAGATTCGGTGGTTACAATATGGAAGAGATCGCGCGTCACCTCGGGGTGTCCGTGGCCAGCGCTCACCGTCTGATCAAGGGCAGCATTGCCGCGATTACCAAAGAAATGAAGTAA
- a CDS encoding FecR family protein, whose translation MTIDPDNKIELPNGKAEEAAEWLLRLQAGTVEPRLKAEFDRWLASSPANRLAWERTCKTWRNLGLLEPEFKSLWEDAPHLPEKAAKPVSRRRWSGRHYAGAAMATAALCLAVLFVPASLVRIKADYQTSTAESRTITLDDGSRVQLAAASALSTDFTNGRRTVKVLKGEAFFDVVPDTTRPFIVEAKNVTVQVLGTAFDVDLTDGVTQVALAHGSVEASFRNAPPTRLVPGEMLIVDASGTIRKENVSVEDIGGWRNGELYVVDATIGSVVEQIQRYHPAWLTMADKTLAEQRVTGFYDLREPDRALEALVEPYKGKVHAIGDSARIITRF comes from the coding sequence ATGACCATTGATCCAGACAATAAAATAGAATTGCCGAACGGGAAGGCGGAAGAAGCGGCCGAATGGCTGCTTCGCCTTCAGGCAGGCACAGTGGAACCGCGGTTGAAGGCTGAATTCGACCGATGGCTGGCATCGTCTCCGGCAAACCGTCTTGCCTGGGAGCGGACCTGCAAGACGTGGCGCAACCTCGGTCTGCTAGAGCCGGAATTCAAGAGCCTCTGGGAAGATGCGCCGCATCTGCCGGAAAAGGCCGCGAAACCGGTATCGCGGCGGCGTTGGTCCGGGCGGCATTATGCCGGTGCGGCGATGGCGACGGCGGCTCTCTGTCTTGCGGTGCTGTTCGTCCCGGCGTCTCTCGTCCGTATCAAGGCCGATTATCAGACCAGTACCGCTGAAAGCCGCACGATAACTCTCGATGATGGCAGCAGGGTACAGCTTGCGGCGGCGAGCGCTCTTTCCACGGATTTCACCAATGGTCGCCGCACTGTGAAAGTGCTGAAGGGCGAAGCTTTCTTCGATGTCGTGCCGGACACCACGCGCCCCTTCATCGTGGAGGCGAAAAACGTCACCGTTCAGGTGCTGGGCACGGCTTTCGACGTCGACCTGACGGATGGTGTAACGCAAGTCGCACTTGCCCACGGTTCCGTGGAAGCCTCCTTCCGCAACGCACCGCCAACCCGGCTCGTGCCGGGCGAGATGCTGATTGTCGACGCTTCGGGCACGATCCGCAAAGAAAATGTGTCCGTCGAGGATATTGGCGGCTGGCGCAATGGCGAGCTTTACGTGGTGGATGCGACGATCGGTTCTGTGGTGGAACAGATCCAGCGTTACCATCCGGCATGGCTGACGATGGCCGACAAGACGCTGGCCGAGCAGCGGGTGACGGGCTTTTACGATCTACGCGAACCGGACCGCGCGCTGGAAGCATTGGTGGAGCCTTATAAGGGCAAAGTTCACGCGATTGGCGATAGTGCCCGCATCATCACCCGCTTCTGA